A window of Pedococcus badiiscoriae genomic DNA:
ATCAGCCCCGGGAAGTCCAACGCGGGCATCATCCCCGCCAACATCGCGGGACCCGGGCGCATCGGCCTGGTCTCCAAGTCGGGCACCCTGACCTACCAGATGATGTTCGAGCTGCGGGAGTTCGGCTTCTCCACGGCGGTCGGCATCGGCGGTGACCCGATCATCGGCACCACCCACATCGACTGCCTCGAGGCGTTCGAGAAGGACCCCGAGACCGACGCCATCGTCATGATCGGCGAGATCGGCGGCGACGCCGAGGAGCGGGCCGCGGCCTACATCAAGGAGCACGTGACCAAGCCGGTCGTCGGCTACGTCGCGGGCTTCACGGCTCCCGAGGGCAAGACGATGGGCCACGCCGGCGCCATCGTCTCCGGCTCCGCGGGCACGGCCGCAGCCAAGCAGGAGGCCCTCGAGGCCGCCGGGGTCAAGGTCGGCAAGACGCCGTCCGCGACCGCCGACCTGATGCGCGAGATCATGAAGGGTCTCCAGAAGTAGGTCCTGCGTCACCTTTCGCGAGGGCCGTCACCCAGTGGGTGGCGGCCCTCGCGCATGCGGGTATGCCGCGGGCCGGCGGCCCGGGCCGCACTGGTCCCTACTTCAGGTGGGCCAGGGAGAGCAGTCGGTGGAGCTCGGCGAACCCCTGCGCCGCGGTGCCCTGGAAGCCTTGGCCATCGCTGCTGCCTGGGAACACGACCGTGGTCCAGGCGCCGGGGGTCGCCATGGCGGTGACGCCCACCCAGCGGTAGTCGGTGCGGGTGGCCCCGCCGTTGGCCCTCTTGGTCAGCAGGTAGGTGCCCTCCGTCGGTCCCCGCGTGGCCGTCACGGTGCCGTCGGACTCGGTGCAGCCCTTGGCCAGCAGCGCTCGCTCCTGCTGGAGCTGGGCGTTCACCGAGTCCTTGGCCAGGGCCGGGTCGGCCGACTGGTCGACCCGCACCCGCTGGTGCCCGATCACGGTGGCGTCGCCAGGGCCCCTGCTGATCTCGGCGACCCCGAGCTCCCCGCCGAACCCGGACAGGAAGTCCTTGGTCTCGCAGAAGACCCCGATGTCTCCGATGTCGGCGCTCTGGCCCAAGATGGTCCCGGCGCCCTTCCCGAAGAGGGGATTCCGCCACTGCGACGCCGGGACGAACAGGCTCGACGGTGGTAGGGGGTCGGGTCCGCTGACGATCATCATCTTCTCGGACGCCTTGGTGGACCCACCGGTCGGGCTGGTGAGCTCCGTGGGCAGGGGACCCGTCGCATAGACGCCGAGTCGCATCTGGGCCAGCTCGGACAGCGCCACCAGCTCGTCCTTCATGAACCCGCCCGACCTCACGTCCGGGTGGGCGGGGTCGATCAGCTGGAGCAGCTCGACCCCGTCGTCGCCGGGTACGACGGCGAACCAGCCGGACCCGGCCGCCCCAGCACTGTAGGAGTACAGCGCGTAGCCGCCCACGGACTCCGACTTGACGGTGAACCCGGGCCCCGCCTGGCAGGTCAGCACGGCCTGCTCCAACGAGCTCACCTTGGCCTTGTCGCCCCCGGTCTGCCAGTAGGTCGCCGCGGCGCTCACCGGAGAGCCGGCCTGCGTGACCGACTGCTGCGCGGTCGGCTTGCCCATCGGGTCGGCGCACTCGACGCCACCCTCGAGCGTTGTGGCCTGGACGATCTGCACGGAGTGCGCCGGTAGCTTGAGACTGGTCTCCCACTCCTCGGCGAGCGGCAGGATGCCGGGCTTGTCGAGCGAGAACGAAGTGTTGGGTGACGGCCCGGGCGAGGTGGTCGTGACCGGTGCGGTGCTCGTCGTGCGTCCAGCCGGGAGGTGCACGATGTCACCGGCCGGGTTCCACGCGGCATACCCGATGGTGCCGGCGACCACGGCAGCGGCTGCGGCGGCGGCACCCACGGCGAGGAACCGGCGGCGCCGCAACACGCGCCCCCTGGCCCTGACGAAGCGGGCGTCGGGCAGGGGGGCGGACTCGACCTCTGTGCGCAGGGAGCTGAGGGCAGCCCGCAGCCGGGCGTCGTCGTCCGCCGTCCAGTCGTCGTGGTCAGCCATGGGGGTTCTCCTCGTGCCGCAGGGCCAGCGCGAGCTGCGCGCGACCCCGGTGCAGGCGCGCCTTGATGGTGCCTGCGGGGGTGTTGGTCTCGTGGGCGATCTGGTCGATGCTCAGGTCGCCGATGTAGTGCAGGGTCACGGCCTCACGCACAGGCTCGGGAAGGGTGCGCAGGGCCGCCACCACGGCGACCCGGTCCTCGGTGGGTGGCGCCGTGGTGTCGTGGGCGCCGTGGCGCTCGTGCGCGCGGGACTGGCTGGTCTTCTTGCGCCAGCCGGAGATGGCGACCCGGCGGGCGACGGTGCGCACCCAGGCGAGCGGGTCGTCGTGGTGGCGGACCGTCGCCCACTGCTGCCAAGCGCGGGCGTAGGCCTCCTGGGTCGAGTCCTGGGCCACGGTGAGATCGCCGGTGAAGCCATAGACGAGCTGCACGACCCGCCGGGCGGTGTCGCGGTAGAACGCGTCGAACTCCGCCTCGGCGGACTGCGCGCCCATCGCCACCCCCTGCCCGGTCGGCTCGACTCTTCCCCTCGGAACGGCGGCGCCCGTCGGGACCACTGTGGCCATCACACCGCAGCAGACGCGCTCGCGCGAGGTTGGGTTGCGGCGCGTTCGGACATTTCTGCGCGCTGCTCGGCGTTGCACGCGGGCTGCGACGACCGGTTCGGCGACGATGGAGCAGCGATGACTGTGATGGAAATGCTGCGTGGGGGAACCGTGTCGACCGACGGCGGGCCCGGCCTCGTCGAGCACCGGCGGGCCATGCTGGCTGGAGCGTTGGCGGCCGCCGGCTCCGCCTCGGTGTTCGTCCTGCCGGCCCTTCTGGTCTGGGTGGCCGCGCCGGAGAGCACCGTGTCCTGGACCAGCTCGCTGGGGGTCGGGGCCAGCCTGTGGCTGCTCGCCTGCGGTGCCCACCTGAGCGTGGGCATCGCCCAGGTCACCGTGGTCCCGCTGCTCGCCCTCGCGGTCAACGTCGCCATCGGATCGTGGGCCGCGATGCGTGCCGCGCGCGAGACCGCCGAGGCGCGCACCATCCGTCTCGTCGGGGACACCGTGCACCGACCGCTAGCCCTCGCGCTGGGCGCCTGGACCGCCGGGTATGCCGCGTGCGCGCTGCTGTGGGTGCTCATCGCCTTCCTGGCGGGTCCGAGTCCCGTCGTGTGGACGCTGGTCCTGCCCGTGCTGGGGGTTCCGGCCCTGTCGGCCGCCATCGCCCTGGCCAGGCTCGTCACGCGGCGTCCCGAGCTGGCCGGACCCGGCCTCGGTCGACCGCGATGGTTGCCCGACGCGGTCCGACGTGCCCTGCGGCCGGGTCTGGAGGGGGCCGGCGCCCTGCTCGGTGCGGCCATGGTGCTGTGCGTGCTGTTCGTCGTGCTGCACTTCGACCGGGTGAGCCACCTCCAGGGCGAGCTGGCTCCCGGGTTCATCGGTGGCGTGGTCCTGACCCTCGGCCAGCTCGCCGTGCTGCCGAACCTGGCCTTGTGGGCGGTGTCGTTCGTCGCCGGGACCGGGTTCTCCGCCGTGCAGGGCGCGTCGGCGACCTGGACCGGCAGCCGCACCTCGCTGCTGCCGATGGTTCCGGTCTTCGGTGCACTGCCCCAGCCGGGCGCCTTCCCGGGGGTGCTGCCCGTCGTGGTGCTGCTGCCGGTCGCGGTCGGCGCCCTCGTCGGATGGCGGTCGCTGCGTGCGGTCGCGCGGCTGTCGACCGAACGCACCAAGCTGACGGTCGCCGGCGCGGCCGTGCTCGTGGCGGCCGGGACCCTGGGCCTGCTGGACATGCTGGGCGGCAGCTCGCTGGGGGTCGCGCGGCTGTCCCACATCGGGGCGCCTGCGGGCCTCATGACGCTGGCCCTGCTCGTCGAGCTCGGCATCGGGGCCTCGCTGGTCCTGGCCTGGGACCGCTGGAAGCTCCGCCGCTGACGGAGGCGTGGACGCGGGTGCGGGTCGGGGCTCGCGCCTCGGTATCGTCTCCCGGGTGACTTCGCCTGAGCCCACCGGGATCGTCGTCCTGGTCTCCGGGTCCGGCACCAACCTCCAGGCCCTCATCGACGCCGCAGCCGATCCTGCCTACGGAGTGCGGATCCTCGCCGTGGGCGCGGACCGCGCGGGCATCGAGGGTCTGCGTCGTGCGGAGGCTGCGGGCATCCCCACCCTCGTGTGCCGGGTCGAGGACTTCGCCTCGCGCGCCGACTGGGATGCCGCGTTCGCCGAGCTGATCGGCGAGCACGACCCTGCGTTCGTGGTGTCGGCCGGCTTCATGAAGCTGCTCGGCCCAGCGGTCCTCGGTCGCTGGACCGTGGTCAACACCCACCCGGCCCTGCTGCCCGCGTTCCCCGGCGCCCACGCGGTCCGCGACGCGCTCGCCGCCGGGGCCGCGCAGACGGGGTGCACCGTGCACGTCGTCGACGCCGGGGTGGACACCGGACCAGTGCTCGCCCAGGCCACGGTGGACGTGGCTGGGGACGACACCGAGGACACCCTGCACGAGCGCATCAAAGCTGTCGAGCACCCGCTGCTCGTCCAGATCGTGGGCCGCGCAGCCCGCGAAGGAATCACCGTCTCCGAGGGGAAGGCCAGCATCCCGTGAGCCAGCAGCCGACCGACCACACCGCCGACCGCCCAGCCGAGCGCCCAACCGACCAGGCCGCCGACCGCCCAGCCGAGGGCGCAACCGACCTGCAGCGGCGCCCGATCCGCCGGGCACTGGTCTCCGTGTACGACAAGACGGGGCTGGAGCAGCTGGCGCGGGGACTGCACGAGGCCGGCGTCGCCATCGTGTCGACCGGCGGGTCGGCGGCCCTCATCGAGGGTCTCGGCCTCCCGGTCACCAAGGTCGAGGACCTGACCGGCTTCCCCGAGTGCCTCGAGGGCCGCGTCAAGACCCTGCACCCGCGCGTGCACGCGGGCATCCTGGCCGACACCCGCAAGGCCGACCACCTCGCCCAGCTCGCCGAGCTCGAGGTCGAGCCGTTCGAGCTCGTCGTCGTGAACCTCTACCCCTTCCGCGAGACCGTCGCCTCCGGGGCCAGCCCCGACGAGGTCATCGAGCAGATCGACATCGGCGGACCCTCCATGGTCCGGGCCGCAGCCAAGAACCACCCGAGCGTCGCGGTCATCACCGACCCCGCGGCATACCCGGCGGTGTTGTCGGCCGTCGCGGCCGGCGGGTTCTCCCTGACGGAGCGCAAGCGGCTGGCCGCGCAGGCCTTCGTGCACACCGCGGACTACGACACCGCGGTGGCCAACTGGATGGGCAACACGTACGCGGACACCAGCGACGGCACCGGTTTCCCGGCGTGGACGGGTGCGACGTTCCAGCGCGCCAACGTGCTGCGCTACGGGGAGAACCCGCACCAGCCGGCAGCCCTCTACACGCACTGGCGGCCCGGGGTTGCCTCGGCGGAGCAGCTGCACGGCAAGGAGATGTCCTACAACAACTACATCGACACCGATGCCGCCGTCCGCGCTGCCCACGACCACGGCGACCAGCCGACCGTGGCGATCATCAAGCACGCCAACCCGTGCGGCATCGCCGTGGGCGCCAATGTCGAGGAGGCGTATGCCGCGGCGCACGCCTGCGACCCCGTGTCCGCCTACGGCGGCATCATCGCGACCAACGTCCCGGTGACCAAGGCGATGGCGCTGGCCGCGAACGAGACCTTCAGCGAGGTGATCGCCGCTCCGTCCTTCGACGCTGACGCCCTGGAGGTGTTGCGGGAGAAGAAGAACCGTCGCCTGCTGCAGCTCCCCGCCGACCTGGCAGCGCACCGCGACCCCATCGAGACCCGCCCCATCAGTGGTGGCCTGCTGGTGCAGGTCCCCGACCGGATCGACGCCGTCGTCGAGGGTTCGGCGCCGGGCGGTGACGACGCCTCGCACTGGCGGCTCGTGGCCGGCGCGGCCGCGGACAAGGCGACGCTGGCCGACCTGCAGTTCGCGTGGCGGGCGGTGCGTGCAGTGAAGTCCAACGCGATCCTGCTCGCCAAGGACGGCGGTTCGGTCGGCATCGGCATGGGTCAGGTCAACCGGGTGGACTCGTGCCACCTGGCGGTCTCACGTGCGAACACCGACGGCGCCGACCGGGCGCGGGGTGCGGTGGCGGCTTCGGACGCGTTCTTCCCGTTCGCCGACGGGCTGCAGGTGCTGCTCGACGCGGGCGTGCGAGCGGTCGTCGCTCCCGGCGGGTCGGTGCGCGACGAGGAGGTCGTCGCCGCGGCCGAGGCTGCCGGCGTGACGATGTACTTCACCGGCACCCGCCACTTCAGTCACTAGTCACAGCAGCCGCTGGGCACAGCAGCCACCAGACACAGCAGCCACCAGACACAGCGCCGCCTGACCCTGTCGCCGGGCGGGGAATGTCCGGCGACAGGGTGAGGCGGCGCTGTGCCGGGGTTCAGGTGGTCGGCGCGCGGTACCCGGTCGGCTCACCTGAGCCGAGGTCGACGATCGCGGCCACCGGGCCACCGCCGTCGGGCCCCTGGTGGGCCGCCGACACCGAGACGAACACCGCCGGGTCGCCGGTCACGGAGGCGGTGACCCCGCCCACGGCCGACTTGATCTGCCGGTGCCAGTGCACGTCCGAGTCGTCCAGCATGGCGTTGCGCCGACCTCGCACGGCCCCGTCCTGGCTGACCTCGCACTTGAGGAACACGTTGACGAGCCGGCCCTGGATGTCGCTGGTGTGCGGGCGCTCGGGCAGGTCGAGTCCGGCGTCCTTGATGGCCGCCCAGATCCCGTCGGCGTCCAGCGCGTCGCGCATCACGGAGTGGCCGATGCGGTAGCGACCGCCGATGCCCTTGGCGTTGCCGACGACCACGACCTGCGCCTGGTCGAGCTCGACACCCGACGAGCAGGACGCGACCGCGGAGAAGAGCGAGCGGTTGTTCATCACGTCCTCGTTCGTCGGCATCTCGATCTCGCCAAGGGCGACGGCGATGCCGAGGCCGGTGGTGCCGTTCGAGAGGTCCATCGACTCGTGGGTGTGGTGGGTCCAGACGGACTTGCCGCGCGACTCGGCGTCACGGATCGTGTGGATGGTCAGCAGTGGGGTCTTGGTCTGCACGTAGTGCACGTCGGCCGGGTCGGTGATCCCCGCACGCTCCATCGCGACCTTCACCGCATCGGCGACCTTGCTGATCATGCCGGTGTAGCCGATCTCCTCGGGCAGGATCGGCTCGCTCATCGCGAACCCGACCGTCAGGCGGGCCTCGTCGGACTGCTCCGCCTGGTCGGCCGGGACGGTGGCGAAAATCGTCGCGTGCGGGCTGATGATCCCGTCGGTGCCGCCGGACCAGACGATGGGCACCTGCTTCACCTGCTCGGCGGGAGCGCCCTTGGCGACCAGCACCTCCCGGAACGCACGGTCGGCGATGATCCGGGTGTAGTCGTTGACCCCGCCGTTGCCCTCGGTCTTGCCGATGATGGCGATGACGCGGCTCGCCTCCATCACCCCGTCGTCGATGAGCTTGGCCAGCTCGCTCGCGTCGGACACGCTGTGGATCGGGACCTTGCGGACCTCAATGGGCTCGGGCACGGGAGTTACCTTCCTGACGACTGTGCGGTTGTTGACGATTCGGTGTGCGGCGCAGTCACCACGGTGCCCACCTCGCCGCCGAGGGCGTCGGCGATGCGGTCGAGGGCCGTGATGACGCTGCGCCCGTGGCCCTCGCGCACGAACCTCAGGGCGGCCTCGACCTTGGGCCCCATCGACCCCGAGGCGAACTGGCCGTCCGCGGCATACGCCTCCATCTCGGCGAGCGTCACGCGGCCGACCGGTCGGGCCCGGGGGGTCCCGAAGTCGAGCACCGCGTTCTCCACGTCGGTGGCGATGACGAGTGCGTCGGCGCCGATGGCGCGGGCGAGCACGGCGGCGGTGAGGTCCTTGTCGATGACCGCCTCGACGCCGCGGACGGTGCCGTCGGCGTCACGGACCACAGGGATCCCGCCGCCACCCGCGGCGACGACGACGTAGCCGGCGCCCAGCAGGGTGAGCAGGGTGTGGGTCTCGAGGACCTCGACCGGCTCGGGGGAGGCCACGACGCGGCGCCATCCCTTCTCGCCGCGGTCCTCCCAGGTCTCGCCGTGCTCGATGAGCGGTCGGGCCTGGTCGTAGGGCAGGAACCGGCCGATCGGCTTGGTCGGCGTGGCGAACCCGGGGTCGTCCGGATCCACCAGCGTGCGGGTCACGAGTGCCGCGACCGGGTGGGACTGCCCGAGCGTCGCGAGGGCGGGCTCGAGGGTGTCGAGGATGGTGAAGCCGATCGTTCCCTGCGTCTGGGCCCCGCACCAGTCGAGCGGCACCGGCGGGACGACCTGCGCGGCGAGCTCGTTCTTGACCAGCAGGTTGCCGACCTGCGGACCGTTGCCGTGGGTGAGCACGACCTCGTGGCCGGCCGCGACGACAGTGGCGACGTGAGCCATGGCCCGCCCGATGGCCTCTCGCTGGGCCTGGGGGGTGGCGCTGCCGTCAGGACCGGTCATGGCGTTGCCGCCGAGCGCGATCAGGACCCGCATGCCACCTCCGTTCGTCGTCGTGCGGCGAGCCTAGGGATGCGCGGCGGCCGATGACGTTGGCAGGACCTGCCCAATGGCGGGTGCCGCCTTGGCAGATGTATGCCGGTTCAGCCCAGGCGTCGGTACCGCTCCAGCCTGGCGGCCAGGCGGGCGGCCGGGTCCTCGCGCGCCAGGGTGGCCAGCTCGTGCTGGATGGCCTGCGACATCCTTCGGCAGAAGTCCTCGGGCTCGTCGGCCGCGTCGGGGTGCTCCGCGACGATGCGGTCCACGATCCCGGCGCGGAGCAGGTCGAGGGAGCGCACCCGCTGGCTGGTGGCGAGCTCCGGGGCGTGGCTGGTGTCGCGGTGCAGGATGGCCGAGGCGCCCTCGGGAGGTAGCGGCGACAGCCACGAGTGCTGCGCGCTGATCACCCGGTCTGCGGGCATGACCGCCAGCGCGCCGCCCCCGGTGCCCTGGCCGAGCAGCACGCAGACGGTGGGCGCGTCGAGCATGACCAGCTCGGCGAGGCAGCGGGCGATCTCGCCGGCCATCCCGCCCTCCTCGGCCTCCTTGGACAGGGCGGCGCCGGCGGTGTCGATGATGCTGACCAGGGGCAGCTTGAGCTCGTGCGCCAGCTTCATGCCCCGCCTGGCCACGCGAAGTCCCTTGGGGGACAACGGTTCGTCGAAAGTCTGGCGGTCCCGGTCCTGACCCAGCACGATGCACGGGGCGCCACCGAACCGAGCCAGGGCCATCAGCATCCCGGGGTCGTACTCACCCTGCCCGGTGCCGTGCAGCGGGAGGACGTCGGTCGCGCCGAGCCGCAGCAGGGCGCGCACCCCCGGCCGGTCGGTCCGCCTCGAGCGGGTGATCGACTCCCAGGCCGGGGTGTCGGGGAGCTGCTCCTTGGGCACCTCGGGGACGTCGGGGAGGTCCTGTCGGGGCCCGGTCAGCACGGTCAGGGCCCGGTCGGCCACCTCCGCGAGCGCCTCGACGGGCAGGATCGCGTCGATGAGTCCGTGGTCGAAGAGGTTCTCGGCCGTCTGGACGCCCTCGGGGAACGGGTGGTCGTAGAGCGCCTCGTAGACCCGGGCGCCGAGGAACCCGATCATCGCACCGGGCTCGGCCACGGTGACGTGTCCCAGCGAACCCCACGAGGCGAAGACGCCACCGGTCGTGGGGTGCCGCAGGTAGACGAGGTAGGGGAGTCCGGCCTCCTTGAACTCCGCGCAGGCGGCGCTGATCTTGACCATGCCGACGAAGGCGGGCGTGCCTTCCTGCATCCGGGTGCCACCCGACGAGGGTGCGGCGAAGAGAGGCAGCTCCTCGCGGCGGGCGCGCTCGAACGCGAGCACCACCCGCTCGGCTGCGGTGCTGCCGATCGACCCGGCCAAGAAGCGGAACTCACCCGCGATGAGGGCGACGCGGCGCCCCCGGATGCGTCCCTCGCCGGTGATGATGGCCTCGTCGGCACCAGAGCGTTCCCGGGCCGCGGCGAGCTCCGCGGCATACGCCGAGCCCTCCGGCGCCACGTCGCGGACGGGACCGTCCCACGACACCCAGCTGTCCGGGTCGAGCACGACAGTGGCGAGCTCGAGCCCGCCGAGTCGGCGTGCGCGCTTTGCGGGGACTGACATGCCACCTCCCTGGTGCGAAGGCGCTGAGCCTAGGGCGTGCCCGTCTCCTGCGCGGCGGGAACGCCCAGCGCCATGACGAGGTCGAGGACGACGAGCGGGTCGTCGAGGTCGTCGCCGAAGAGCTCGCGGAGCTGGCCCATGCGGTAGCGGACCGTCTGCGGGTGGACGAACAACCCGGCCGCGACGGCCTCGCGCCTTCCGCCCAGCAGCAGCCACAGCCGCAGGGTCTCGACGAGCTTCTCGCGGGCGGACGGCGACAGGTCGTCCAGGGGCTTGAGGATGCGTGCCCTCAGGTCGCCGAGGGCTTCGGGGTCGGCGCTCAGGACGAGCTCGGCCAGGTGCGCGTCGGTGTCGTATGCCGTTGCGTGCGTGGGGTTTTCGGCCGCCACCAGGCGTGCGGCGCGGAGCG
This region includes:
- the sucD gene encoding succinate--CoA ligase subunit alpha; translation: MAIFLDENSKVIVQGMTGSEGMKHTQRMLASGTQIVGGVNPRKAGTSVDFDGGVSVPVYGTVAEAIAETGANASVIFVPPAFAKSAVVEAIDAQIPLAVVITEGIAVKDSAEFYNYSLGKVTRIVGPNCPGLISPGKSNAGIIPANIAGPGRIGLVSKSGTLTYQMMFELREFGFSTAVGIGGDPIIGTTHIDCLEAFEKDPETDAIVMIGEIGGDAEERAAAYIKEHVTKPVVGYVAGFTAPEGKTMGHAGAIVSGSAGTAAAKQEALEAAGVKVGKTPSATADLMREIMKGLQK
- a CDS encoding RNA polymerase sigma factor, which produces MGAQSAEAEFDAFYRDTARRVVQLVYGFTGDLTVAQDSTQEAYARAWQQWATVRHHDDPLAWVRTVARRVAISGWRKKTSQSRAHERHGAHDTTAPPTEDRVAVVAALRTLPEPVREAVTLHYIGDLSIDQIAHETNTPAGTIKARLHRGRAQLALALRHEENPHG
- a CDS encoding DUF6350 family protein codes for the protein MTVMEMLRGGTVSTDGGPGLVEHRRAMLAGALAAAGSASVFVLPALLVWVAAPESTVSWTSSLGVGASLWLLACGAHLSVGIAQVTVVPLLALAVNVAIGSWAAMRAARETAEARTIRLVGDTVHRPLALALGAWTAGYAACALLWVLIAFLAGPSPVVWTLVLPVLGVPALSAAIALARLVTRRPELAGPGLGRPRWLPDAVRRALRPGLEGAGALLGAAMVLCVLFVVLHFDRVSHLQGELAPGFIGGVVLTLGQLAVLPNLALWAVSFVAGTGFSAVQGASATWTGSRTSLLPMVPVFGALPQPGAFPGVLPVVVLLPVAVGALVGWRSLRAVARLSTERTKLTVAGAAVLVAAGTLGLLDMLGGSSLGVARLSHIGAPAGLMTLALLVELGIGASLVLAWDRWKLRR
- the purN gene encoding phosphoribosylglycinamide formyltransferase; the protein is MTSPEPTGIVVLVSGSGTNLQALIDAAADPAYGVRILAVGADRAGIEGLRRAEAAGIPTLVCRVEDFASRADWDAAFAELIGEHDPAFVVSAGFMKLLGPAVLGRWTVVNTHPALLPAFPGAHAVRDALAAGAAQTGCTVHVVDAGVDTGPVLAQATVDVAGDDTEDTLHERIKAVEHPLLVQIVGRAAREGITVSEGKASIP
- the purH gene encoding bifunctional phosphoribosylaminoimidazolecarboxamide formyltransferase/IMP cyclohydrolase, whose protein sequence is MQRRPIRRALVSVYDKTGLEQLARGLHEAGVAIVSTGGSAALIEGLGLPVTKVEDLTGFPECLEGRVKTLHPRVHAGILADTRKADHLAQLAELEVEPFELVVVNLYPFRETVASGASPDEVIEQIDIGGPSMVRAAAKNHPSVAVITDPAAYPAVLSAVAAGGFSLTERKRLAAQAFVHTADYDTAVANWMGNTYADTSDGTGFPAWTGATFQRANVLRYGENPHQPAALYTHWRPGVASAEQLHGKEMSYNNYIDTDAAVRAAHDHGDQPTVAIIKHANPCGIAVGANVEEAYAAAHACDPVSAYGGIIATNVPVTKAMALAANETFSEVIAAPSFDADALEVLREKKNRRLLQLPADLAAHRDPIETRPISGGLLVQVPDRIDAVVEGSAPGGDDASHWRLVAGAAADKATLADLQFAWRAVRAVKSNAILLAKDGGSVGIGMGQVNRVDSCHLAVSRANTDGADRARGAVAASDAFFPFADGLQVLLDAGVRAVVAPGGSVRDEEVVAAAEAAGVTMYFTGTRHFSH
- a CDS encoding ring-opening amidohydrolase; this translates as MPEPIEVRKVPIHSVSDASELAKLIDDGVMEASRVIAIIGKTEGNGGVNDYTRIIADRAFREVLVAKGAPAEQVKQVPIVWSGGTDGIISPHATIFATVPADQAEQSDEARLTVGFAMSEPILPEEIGYTGMISKVADAVKVAMERAGITDPADVHYVQTKTPLLTIHTIRDAESRGKSVWTHHTHESMDLSNGTTGLGIAVALGEIEMPTNEDVMNNRSLFSAVASCSSGVELDQAQVVVVGNAKGIGGRYRIGHSVMRDALDADGIWAAIKDAGLDLPERPHTSDIQGRLVNVFLKCEVSQDGAVRGRRNAMLDDSDVHWHRQIKSAVGGVTASVTGDPAVFVSVSAAHQGPDGGGPVAAIVDLGSGEPTGYRAPTT
- a CDS encoding carbamate kinase — protein: MRVLIALGGNAMTGPDGSATPQAQREAIGRAMAHVATVVAAGHEVVLTHGNGPQVGNLLVKNELAAQVVPPVPLDWCGAQTQGTIGFTILDTLEPALATLGQSHPVAALVTRTLVDPDDPGFATPTKPIGRFLPYDQARPLIEHGETWEDRGEKGWRRVVASPEPVEVLETHTLLTLLGAGYVVVAAGGGGIPVVRDADGTVRGVEAVIDKDLTAAVLARAIGADALVIATDVENAVLDFGTPRARPVGRVTLAEMEAYAADGQFASGSMGPKVEAALRFVREGHGRSVITALDRIADALGGEVGTVVTAPHTESSTTAQSSGR
- a CDS encoding acetyl-coenzyme A carboxylase carboxyl transferase subunits beta/alpha; the encoded protein is MSVPAKRARRLGGLELATVVLDPDSWVSWDGPVRDVAPEGSAYAAELAAARERSGADEAIITGEGRIRGRRVALIAGEFRFLAGSIGSTAAERVVLAFERARREELPLFAAPSSGGTRMQEGTPAFVGMVKISAACAEFKEAGLPYLVYLRHPTTGGVFASWGSLGHVTVAEPGAMIGFLGARVYEALYDHPFPEGVQTAENLFDHGLIDAILPVEALAEVADRALTVLTGPRQDLPDVPEVPKEQLPDTPAWESITRSRRTDRPGVRALLRLGATDVLPLHGTGQGEYDPGMLMALARFGGAPCIVLGQDRDRQTFDEPLSPKGLRVARRGMKLAHELKLPLVSIIDTAGAALSKEAEEGGMAGEIARCLAELVMLDAPTVCVLLGQGTGGGALAVMPADRVISAQHSWLSPLPPEGASAILHRDTSHAPELATSQRVRSLDLLRAGIVDRIVAEHPDAADEPEDFCRRMSQAIQHELATLAREDPAARLAARLERYRRLG